From one Mustelus asterias chromosome 2, sMusAst1.hap1.1, whole genome shotgun sequence genomic stretch:
- the kiaa1143 gene encoding uncharacterized protein KIAA1143 homolog: MSKRNNVSYVKPAEPAFLRKFKQDVGYKAGPTVETKRQQLAPVDSDSGQSDPEDEQPQVVVLRQGDLTADEAAKIKKVTESSKKPEEPEPEDGKIVFRKPAKRSSDDNFAGLTATSSKKKKEERAEPKTSENKPKQVKNSSLLSFEDDEDDD; encoded by the exons ATGAGTAAACGGAACAATGTCTCGTACGTGAAGCCGGCCGAGCCCGCCTTCCTCAGGAAGTTTAAGCAAGATGTGGGTTACAAGGCCGGGCCGACGGTGGAAACGAAG AGGCAGCAGCTTGCACCTGTTGACAGTGACAGTGGGCAGAGTGATCCAGAAGATGAGCAGCCGCAGGTAGTAGTTCTCCGCCAGGGTGACTTGACAGCTGATGAAGCGGCAAAAATCAAAAAGGTCACAGAAAGCTCGAAGAAAC CTGAGGAGCCAGAACCTGAGGATGGAAAGATTGTATTTAGGAAACCAGCAAAGCGTTCGTCAGATGACAACTTTGCAGGTCTGACTGCCACTTCGAGCAAAAAGAAGAAAGAAGAGAGGGCAGAACCCAAAACCTCAGAGAATAAACCGAAGCAAGTGAAAAACAGCAGCTTGCTGTCTTTCGAGGATGATGAAGATGATGATTAG